A portion of the Oncorhynchus kisutch isolate 150728-3 unplaced genomic scaffold, Okis_V2 scaffold4073, whole genome shotgun sequence genome contains these proteins:
- the LOC116373851 gene encoding dedicator of cytokinesis protein 1-like isoform X1 has protein sequence MSRWVPTKKEKYGVAIYNYDVRGDEELSLQIGDTVHILETYEGWYRGHRLRRKSKKFQGIFPACYIHLKEATVEGNGHKETVIPNELPLVQEVTTTLREWASIWRDLYVVSGGDRREMFNSVRDMIYDLIEWRSQILSGTLPQDELTELKQRVTSKIDYGNK, from the exons CAATCTACAATTATGATGTCCGTGGAGACGAGGAGCTGTCGCTACAGATTGGAGACACAGTCCACATACTAGAGACATATGAAG GCTGGTACAGAGGTCACAGGCTGAGGAGGAAGTCCAAGAAA TTCCAGGGGATCTTTCCTGCCTGTTACATTCACCTCAAGGAGGCCACCGTTGAAGGCAATGG GCACAAGGAGACGGTGATTCCCAACGAGCTGCCTCTGGTCCAGGAGGTCACCACCACCCTGCGGGAGTGGGCTTCCATATGGAGAGACCTCTACGTGGTGAGTGGA GGGGACAGGCGTGAGATGTTTAACTCTGTCAGGGACATGATCTATGACCTGATCGAGTGGCGATCTCAGATCCTTTCAGGGACGCTCCCACAAGACGAGCTGACTGAGCTTAAACAGAGAGTCACCTCTAAGATCGACTACGGGAACAAGTAA
- the LOC116373851 gene encoding dedicator of cytokinesis protein 1-like isoform X2, with product MSRWVPTKKEKYGVAIYNYDVRGDEELSLQIGDTVHILETYEGWYRGHRLRRKSKKGIFPACYIHLKEATVEGNGHKETVIPNELPLVQEVTTTLREWASIWRDLYVVSGGDRREMFNSVRDMIYDLIEWRSQILSGTLPQDELTELKQRVTSKIDYGNK from the exons CAATCTACAATTATGATGTCCGTGGAGACGAGGAGCTGTCGCTACAGATTGGAGACACAGTCCACATACTAGAGACATATGAAG GCTGGTACAGAGGTCACAGGCTGAGGAGGAAGTCCAAGAAA GGGATCTTTCCTGCCTGTTACATTCACCTCAAGGAGGCCACCGTTGAAGGCAATGG GCACAAGGAGACGGTGATTCCCAACGAGCTGCCTCTGGTCCAGGAGGTCACCACCACCCTGCGGGAGTGGGCTTCCATATGGAGAGACCTCTACGTGGTGAGTGGA GGGGACAGGCGTGAGATGTTTAACTCTGTCAGGGACATGATCTATGACCTGATCGAGTGGCGATCTCAGATCCTTTCAGGGACGCTCCCACAAGACGAGCTGACTGAGCTTAAACAGAGAGTCACCTCTAAGATCGACTACGGGAACAAGTAA
- the LOC116373851 gene encoding dedicator of cytokinesis protein 1-like isoform X3, with protein sequence MSRWVPTKKEKYGVAIYNYDVRGDEELSLQIGDTVHILETYEGWYRGHRLRRKSKKFQGIFPACYIHLKEATVEGNGHKETVIPNELPLVQEVTTTLREWASIWRDLYVGDRREMFNSVRDMIYDLIEWRSQILSGTLPQDELTELKQRVTSKIDYGNK encoded by the exons CAATCTACAATTATGATGTCCGTGGAGACGAGGAGCTGTCGCTACAGATTGGAGACACAGTCCACATACTAGAGACATATGAAG GCTGGTACAGAGGTCACAGGCTGAGGAGGAAGTCCAAGAAA TTCCAGGGGATCTTTCCTGCCTGTTACATTCACCTCAAGGAGGCCACCGTTGAAGGCAATGG GCACAAGGAGACGGTGATTCCCAACGAGCTGCCTCTGGTCCAGGAGGTCACCACCACCCTGCGGGAGTGGGCTTCCATATGGAGAGACCTCTACGTG GGGGACAGGCGTGAGATGTTTAACTCTGTCAGGGACATGATCTATGACCTGATCGAGTGGCGATCTCAGATCCTTTCAGGGACGCTCCCACAAGACGAGCTGACTGAGCTTAAACAGAGAGTCACCTCTAAGATCGACTACGGGAACAAGTAA
- the LOC116373851 gene encoding dedicator of cytokinesis protein 1-like isoform X4: MSRWVPTKKEKYGVAIYNYDVRGDEELSLQIGDTVHILETYEGWYRGHRLRRKSKKGIFPACYIHLKEATVEGNGHKETVIPNELPLVQEVTTTLREWASIWRDLYVGDRREMFNSVRDMIYDLIEWRSQILSGTLPQDELTELKQRVTSKIDYGNK, from the exons CAATCTACAATTATGATGTCCGTGGAGACGAGGAGCTGTCGCTACAGATTGGAGACACAGTCCACATACTAGAGACATATGAAG GCTGGTACAGAGGTCACAGGCTGAGGAGGAAGTCCAAGAAA GGGATCTTTCCTGCCTGTTACATTCACCTCAAGGAGGCCACCGTTGAAGGCAATGG GCACAAGGAGACGGTGATTCCCAACGAGCTGCCTCTGGTCCAGGAGGTCACCACCACCCTGCGGGAGTGGGCTTCCATATGGAGAGACCTCTACGTG GGGGACAGGCGTGAGATGTTTAACTCTGTCAGGGACATGATCTATGACCTGATCGAGTGGCGATCTCAGATCCTTTCAGGGACGCTCCCACAAGACGAGCTGACTGAGCTTAAACAGAGAGTCACCTCTAAGATCGACTACGGGAACAAGTAA
- the LOC116373851 gene encoding dedicator of cytokinesis protein 1-like isoform X6 yields MKVRNTLTDDTVHILETYEGWYRGHRLRRKSKKGIFPACYIHLKEATVEGNGHKETVIPNELPLVQEVTTTLREWASIWRDLYVVSGGDRREMFNSVRDMIYDLIEWRSQILSGTLPQDELTELKQRVTSKIDYGNK; encoded by the exons ATGAAGGTAAGGAACACACTGACTGATGACACAGTCCACATACTAGAGACATATGAAg GCTGGTACAGAGGTCACAGGCTGAGGAGGAAGTCCAAGAAA GGGATCTTTCCTGCCTGTTACATTCACCTCAAGGAGGCCACCGTTGAAGGCAATGG GCACAAGGAGACGGTGATTCCCAACGAGCTGCCTCTGGTCCAGGAGGTCACCACCACCCTGCGGGAGTGGGCTTCCATATGGAGAGACCTCTACGTGGTGAGTGGA GGGGACAGGCGTGAGATGTTTAACTCTGTCAGGGACATGATCTATGACCTGATCGAGTGGCGATCTCAGATCCTTTCAGGGACGCTCCCACAAGACGAGCTGACTGAGCTTAAACAGAGAGTCACCTCTAAGATCGACTACGGGAACAAGTAA
- the LOC116373851 gene encoding dedicator of cytokinesis protein 1-like isoform X5: MKVRNTLTDDTVHILETYEGWYRGHRLRRKSKKFQGIFPACYIHLKEATVEGNGHKETVIPNELPLVQEVTTTLREWASIWRDLYVVSGGDRREMFNSVRDMIYDLIEWRSQILSGTLPQDELTELKQRVTSKIDYGNK; this comes from the exons ATGAAGGTAAGGAACACACTGACTGATGACACAGTCCACATACTAGAGACATATGAAg GCTGGTACAGAGGTCACAGGCTGAGGAGGAAGTCCAAGAAA TTCCAGGGGATCTTTCCTGCCTGTTACATTCACCTCAAGGAGGCCACCGTTGAAGGCAATGG GCACAAGGAGACGGTGATTCCCAACGAGCTGCCTCTGGTCCAGGAGGTCACCACCACCCTGCGGGAGTGGGCTTCCATATGGAGAGACCTCTACGTGGTGAGTGGA GGGGACAGGCGTGAGATGTTTAACTCTGTCAGGGACATGATCTATGACCTGATCGAGTGGCGATCTCAGATCCTTTCAGGGACGCTCCCACAAGACGAGCTGACTGAGCTTAAACAGAGAGTCACCTCTAAGATCGACTACGGGAACAAGTAA